In Nonomuraea sp. NBC_00507, the following are encoded in one genomic region:
- the chvE gene encoding multiple monosaccharide ABC transporter substrate-binding protein, translating to MRLGRIGGVVSAIALAATMTACGSSQKTVDAEASTSASAGSAGALIGVTMPTKSSERWIHDGDNVKKQLEALGYKVDLQYAENDIPTQANQIENQITKGAKLLIIASIDGTAITSQLQQAADNKIPVIAYDRLIRNSPNVDYYATFDNFKVGVQQATSLLKGLGVEDGKKGPFNVELFGGSPDDNNATFFWNGAMSVLKPKIDDGTLKVASGQTDFKQAAILRWDPATAQKRMEDILTKTYTGGTKVDGVLSPYDGLSIGILSALKSSGYGKPYPIVTGQDAELQSVKSIIADEQYSTIFKDTRKLAEQTVKMADAVLKGQKPEVNNEKDYDNGNKVVPSYLLDPVIVDKSNYKDVIIGGNYYTEDQLK from the coding sequence ATGAGGTTGGGACGAATCGGGGGCGTGGTGTCCGCCATCGCGCTCGCCGCGACCATGACGGCCTGTGGCTCCAGCCAGAAGACCGTTGACGCCGAGGCCTCCACCTCGGCGTCGGCCGGCAGCGCGGGCGCACTGATCGGTGTCACCATGCCCACCAAGTCGTCGGAGCGCTGGATCCACGACGGCGACAACGTCAAGAAGCAGCTGGAGGCGCTCGGCTACAAGGTCGACCTCCAGTACGCCGAGAACGACATCCCCACCCAGGCCAACCAGATCGAGAACCAGATCACCAAGGGCGCCAAGCTCCTGATCATCGCCTCGATCGACGGCACGGCGATCACCTCGCAGCTGCAGCAGGCCGCCGACAACAAGATCCCGGTCATCGCCTACGACCGGCTCATCCGTAACAGCCCCAACGTCGACTACTACGCCACGTTCGACAACTTCAAGGTCGGCGTGCAGCAGGCCACCTCCCTCCTGAAGGGCCTGGGCGTCGAGGACGGCAAGAAGGGCCCGTTCAACGTCGAGCTGTTCGGCGGCTCGCCCGACGACAACAACGCCACGTTCTTCTGGAACGGCGCCATGTCGGTGCTCAAGCCGAAGATCGACGACGGCACCCTGAAGGTCGCGAGCGGCCAGACGGACTTCAAGCAGGCCGCCATCCTGCGGTGGGACCCCGCCACGGCGCAGAAGCGCATGGAGGACATCCTCACCAAGACCTACACCGGCGGCACCAAGGTCGACGGCGTGCTCTCCCCGTACGACGGCCTTTCCATCGGCATCCTGTCGGCGCTGAAGAGCTCCGGCTACGGCAAGCCGTACCCGATCGTGACCGGCCAGGACGCCGAGCTCCAGTCGGTGAAGTCGATCATCGCCGATGAGCAGTACTCCACCATCTTCAAGGACACCCGCAAGCTCGCGGAGCAGACCGTGAAGATGGCCGACGCCGTGCTCAAGGGCCAGAAGCCCGAGGTCAACAACGAGAAGGACTACGACAACGGCAACAAGGTCGTCCCGTCGTACCTGCTCGACCCGGTGATCGTCGACAAGTCCAACTACAAGGACGTCATCATCGGCGGCAACTACTACACCGAGGACCAGCT
- a CDS encoding ABC transporter permease: MRRLLWPVVVLVLLLALNVFFTPSFFSIEVKDGHLYGSLIDILRFGAPLILVSLGMTLVIATGGIDLSVGSVVAISGALACLQISQDASVFTAVVSALVLCLVLGAWNGFLVAAVGIQPIIATLILMVAGRGLAQLITDGQIITVNSPAYKVIGGGYWLTVPVGILIVIGVLALTAFLTRRLALGMLLESVGGNAEASRLAGIRARGIIIMVYAFAALCAGVAGLMISSNVSSADGNNAGLWIELDAILAVVIGGTSLAGGRFSLSGTVLGALIIQTLTTTIYSIGVPPETTLLFKALVVTAVCLIQSPSFRAKAFHRRGRTAPPSPAPEEKVRVTA; the protein is encoded by the coding sequence ATGAGACGCCTGCTGTGGCCGGTGGTGGTCCTCGTGCTGCTGCTGGCGCTGAACGTGTTCTTCACGCCCAGCTTCTTCTCGATCGAGGTCAAAGACGGCCACCTGTACGGCAGCCTGATCGACATCCTGCGCTTCGGCGCTCCACTGATCCTGGTCTCGCTCGGCATGACCCTGGTCATCGCCACGGGCGGCATCGACCTGTCGGTGGGCTCGGTGGTGGCGATCTCGGGCGCGCTGGCGTGCCTGCAGATCAGCCAGGACGCGAGCGTGTTCACGGCCGTGGTGTCGGCGCTCGTGCTGTGCCTGGTGCTGGGGGCCTGGAACGGGTTCCTGGTCGCCGCCGTCGGCATCCAGCCGATCATCGCCACGCTCATCCTCATGGTGGCCGGGCGCGGTCTGGCCCAGCTCATCACCGATGGGCAGATCATCACGGTCAACAGCCCGGCGTACAAGGTGATCGGCGGCGGTTACTGGCTGACCGTGCCGGTGGGCATCCTCATCGTGATCGGCGTGCTGGCGCTGACGGCGTTCCTGACCCGGCGACTGGCGCTGGGCATGCTGCTGGAGTCCGTCGGCGGCAACGCCGAGGCCAGCCGGCTGGCCGGCATCCGGGCACGCGGGATCATCATCATGGTGTACGCGTTCGCCGCCCTGTGCGCGGGCGTCGCCGGCCTGATGATCAGTTCGAACGTCTCCAGCGCCGACGGCAACAACGCCGGCCTGTGGATCGAATTGGACGCCATCCTGGCCGTGGTGATCGGCGGCACGTCGCTGGCCGGCGGCCGGTTCTCGCTCAGCGGCACCGTCCTGGGCGCGCTGATCATCCAGACGCTGACCACGACCATTTACTCGATCGGCGTGCCGCCGGAGACCACGCTGCTGTTCAAGGCGCTGGTCGTGACGGCCGTCTGCCTCATCCAGTCCCCGTCCTTCCGCGCGAAGGCGTTCCACCGACGCGGGCGAACCGCACCGCCCAGCCCGGCCCCCGAGGAGAAAGTGCGGGTGACCGCGTGA
- the yjfF gene encoding galactofuranose ABC transporter, permease protein YjfF, which produces MTAIAIGRTSIPAKYLPVLVTASLFAAMFVVGGIRYEGFATGQIILNVFIDNAFLLVVAVGMTFVILTGGIDLSVGSVVALSTMISASLMAGPGWPPYLVVPLVLAIGSGLGLVMGYIVHAFDIQPFIVTLAGMFLARGLCYTIGTDSIPIEDATFTAFAQTRIDLFADMWISPSVIIALVVVGVAVYVLHYTRLGRSVYATGGSEQSALLMGLPVGRTKITVYTISGFCSALGGVLLSFYMLSGYGLHAVGMELDAIAAVVIGGTLLTGGSGFLLGTVLGVLVLGLIQTIISFEGTLSSWWTKIFIGLLLFVFILLQRLFSSRSRR; this is translated from the coding sequence GTGACCGCGATAGCCATCGGCCGGACGTCCATTCCGGCCAAGTACCTCCCTGTCCTGGTGACGGCCAGCCTGTTCGCCGCCATGTTCGTGGTGGGTGGCATCCGCTACGAGGGCTTCGCCACCGGGCAGATCATTCTCAACGTCTTCATCGACAACGCCTTCCTGCTGGTGGTGGCGGTCGGGATGACGTTCGTGATCCTGACCGGGGGCATCGACCTGTCGGTCGGCTCGGTCGTGGCGCTGTCCACGATGATCTCGGCGAGCCTGATGGCGGGGCCGGGGTGGCCGCCGTACCTGGTGGTGCCGCTGGTGCTGGCCATCGGGTCCGGGCTCGGGCTGGTGATGGGGTACATCGTGCACGCCTTCGACATCCAGCCGTTCATCGTGACGCTGGCGGGCATGTTCCTGGCGCGCGGGTTGTGTTACACGATCGGAACGGACTCGATCCCGATCGAGGACGCCACGTTCACGGCCTTCGCCCAGACGCGGATCGACCTGTTCGCGGACATGTGGATCTCACCGAGCGTGATCATCGCGCTGGTGGTCGTGGGCGTGGCGGTGTACGTCCTGCACTACACGCGCCTGGGCAGATCCGTGTACGCGACCGGCGGCAGCGAGCAGTCGGCGCTGCTGATGGGGCTCCCCGTGGGGCGGACGAAGATCACCGTCTACACGATCAGCGGTTTCTGTTCGGCGCTCGGCGGGGTGCTGCTGTCGTTCTACATGCTCTCCGGCTACGGCCTGCACGCCGTGGGCATGGAGCTGGACGCGATCGCAGCGGTCGTGATCGGCGGTACGCTCCTGACCGGCGGGAGCGGCTTCTTGCTGGGCACCGTGCTCGGAGTGCTCGTCCTGGGCCTGATCCAGACGATCATCAGCTTCGAGGGCACGCTCAGCTCATGGTGGACAAAGATCTTCATTGGATTGTTGCTCTTCGTCTTCATCTTGCTTCAACGTCTGTTCTCGTCTCGGTCACGCCGCTGA
- a CDS encoding sugar ABC transporter ATP-binding protein, whose protein sequence is MAVPAPVLTMSGIGKQFPGVKALDSVDLRLLPGEVHALMGENGAGKSTLIKVLTGVYPADAGTIELGGAPVAFGSPLEAQQAGISTVYQEVNLCTNLSVAENIFIGREPRRFGRIDWKRMRARANELLARLELSLDVSAPLSTYSLAIQQMVAIARAIDVEARVLILDEPTSSLDAGEVEQLFRVMRRLKEEGIAILFVSHFLDQIYEISDRMTILRNGKLVGEYLTRELSQIQLVSKMIGQELAALERLHGEAKVFDRPLIEARELGRTGAIEPFTLTIHEGEVVGLAGLLGSGRTEIARLLFGADHAGTGEIAISGSSASLRTPRVAMTHKIAFCSENRKADGLIPDLTVRENIILALQATRGWTRPVPREQQDELVGKYIKALKISPANPEHLVRNLSGGNQQKVLLARWLILEPRLLILDEPTRGIDVGAKTEIQRLVTELSDGGMAVLFISAELEEVLRLSHKVEVLRDRRLVAELPNDDSLTTDVLMETIASGASNGSASGGRAS, encoded by the coding sequence ATGGCAGTTCCCGCGCCGGTCCTGACGATGAGCGGGATCGGCAAACAGTTCCCGGGGGTGAAGGCCCTGGACAGCGTGGACCTGCGGCTGCTGCCCGGCGAGGTGCACGCACTCATGGGAGAGAACGGCGCGGGTAAGTCCACCCTGATCAAGGTGCTCACCGGCGTATACCCCGCCGACGCGGGCACCATCGAGCTGGGCGGCGCGCCGGTCGCGTTCGGCAGCCCCCTGGAGGCGCAGCAGGCCGGCATCAGCACGGTCTACCAGGAGGTCAACCTCTGCACGAACCTGTCCGTGGCCGAGAACATCTTCATCGGCCGCGAGCCGCGCCGCTTCGGGCGCATCGACTGGAAACGCATGCGGGCCAGGGCTAACGAGCTGCTGGCGCGACTGGAGCTGAGCCTGGACGTGTCCGCGCCGCTGTCGACGTACTCGCTGGCCATCCAGCAGATGGTGGCCATCGCGCGGGCGATCGACGTCGAGGCCCGGGTGCTGATCCTGGACGAGCCCACGTCCAGCCTGGACGCGGGCGAGGTCGAGCAGCTGTTCAGAGTGATGAGGCGGCTCAAGGAGGAGGGCATCGCCATCCTCTTCGTCTCCCACTTTCTCGACCAGATCTATGAAATTTCGGACCGTATGACGATTCTTCGCAATGGGAAGCTCGTCGGCGAGTACCTCACGCGCGAGCTGAGCCAGATCCAGCTCGTCTCCAAGATGATCGGCCAGGAGCTGGCCGCGCTGGAGCGCCTGCACGGCGAGGCCAAGGTCTTCGACCGCCCTCTGATCGAGGCCCGCGAGCTGGGCCGCACCGGGGCGATCGAGCCGTTCACGCTGACGATCCACGAAGGCGAGGTCGTCGGCCTGGCCGGGCTGCTCGGCTCCGGCCGTACGGAGATCGCCAGGCTGCTGTTCGGCGCCGACCACGCCGGCACCGGGGAGATCGCCATCAGCGGCTCGTCGGCGTCGTTGCGCACGCCGCGCGTCGCCATGACCCACAAGATCGCGTTCTGCTCGGAGAACCGGAAGGCCGACGGCCTCATCCCCGACCTCACGGTCAGGGAGAACATCATCCTGGCACTCCAGGCCACCAGGGGCTGGACCAGGCCGGTGCCCCGCGAGCAGCAGGACGAGCTGGTCGGCAAGTACATCAAGGCGCTGAAGATCAGCCCGGCCAACCCCGAGCACCTCGTCCGCAACCTCAGCGGCGGCAACCAGCAGAAGGTCCTGCTGGCCAGGTGGCTCATCCTCGAGCCCAGGCTGCTCATCCTCGATGAGCCCACCCGGGGCATCGACGTCGGGGCGAAGACCGAGATCCAGCGGCTGGTGACGGAGTTGTCCGACGGCGGCATGGCGGTGCTGTTCATCTCCGCCGAGCTGGAGGAGGTGCTGCGGCTCAGCCACAAGGTGGAGGTCCTGCGTGACAGGCGCCTGGTGGCCGAGTTGCCCAACGACGACTCCTTGACGACGGACGTGCTGATGGAGACCATCGCGAGCGGTGCGAGCAATGGGAGCGCGAGCGGAGGGCGAGCCTCATGA